The DNA sequence CGTCGCGTCGCACCAGCACCAGTCGGCGATGGCTGTCGACGGCGGTTGCGTCCATGACGGCGAGCCGCGTCTTGCGGTTGCGGCCGCCGGCGACAAACGTGCCGAAGGTCAGGTTGCGCACGAGCCTGACGATGACGAGAACGATGACCAGCAGGATCAGCGCCGCGAAGGTCCACAGGAGTGCCGCCGCATAACCGGGACCCGCCACGCTATCCAGCCACTGCATTGGTTTCCCCCGAACGGTTTGGAAAGTGACGCGACACTAGACCGTTGCGACTGGCTACCGCAAGTTGCCTTTCACGCATCGTGAACAGCTTGAAACACAGGGAAGGCCAGCCGACAGCATTTTTATCCGACATTTGCCGCCCGGGCCTTTTCCAGACCAGGAGAATGTGATTCAACCGGCTAAAGCGCGTCGCGCTGAAACGGATTCATGCGGCGCGTTTCAGGTCCGTGTTTTTCATGCATGTCGTTTTCCCAAAACCGAAGTCATTTTTGGGCGACATGCATTGGGGGCGGGTGTCGGAACATCGGATTTCATGAGCAGGGGGCATATGGCCAAGGAAGCGCGCGGCGATTTCTATCCGGCACCGATCGTCGACCAGAATACGCGACCGGGCGCGGTCACCCGGCTTATCATCTTCATCGTCGTCCTGACGGGCGCCGCAATCGTCTTCGGCCTTTTCCGCGAGCGCCTCGGCGATCCGTTCCTGCTCGGCATGCTCGGCGTACTGGCGATGATCGGTGTCGGCTTCCTGTTCGCGACCGCGATCGGCTTCGTGCAGATCACACCGCGCTCGACGGGCGACGAACTGTCCAAGGCCTTCGTCGATTCGATGTCGCAGGGCCTGCTGGTCACGGACACCAAGGGTCGCGTCGTCTACGCCAACCGCGCCTATGCCGATATGACCGGCGCCTCTTCGGCCGCTGACCTGAAGACGGTCGAAGGATTGCTCTCCGATGTCCCCGAAGCCTCGGTGACCATTTACCGGCTGGCGTCCGGCTTGCGTGACGGGCAGCCGGGCGACGGCGAGTTCCGGCTCGCGCAATCGATCCGGCCCGGCGCCGAACCGGGCGCGCGCTGGTACCGGGCACGCGCCCGCGCGTTCAGCGTTCCGGGCCAGCGGCTGCCGATGCTGGCCTGGCAGCTCGCCGACATTTCGCAAGAGCGGGCCGAGCAGGAGCGTTTCTTCCTCGATCTGCAGAAAGCCATCGACCACCTCGACCACGCGCCGGCCGGCTTCTTTTCGGCCGACCAGGACGGCCGCGTCACCTATATCAACGCCACGCTCGCCGGATGGCTGGGCATCGATCTCGCCAGCTTCACCCCCGGTGCCGTCGCCTTGCCCGATATTGTTGCCGGCGACGGCATGGCGCTGGTGCGCTCCGTCAAGGCGGACCCCGGGACGACGCGCAATGCGGTCATCGATCTCGACTTGACGACGATGACCGGCGAGGCGCTGCCGGTGCGCTTCATGCATCGCGTTTCGGCCAGCCGTGAGGGCGTCGGCGGGCCAACCCGCACCATCGTGCTCAACCGCACACAGGGCGAGGATGCCTCGGCCGACCTGCGCGCCTCGGAAGTGCGCTTCACCCGCTTCTTCAATTCGACGCCGATGGCGATTGCCGGTGTCGATGCCAGCGGGCGCATCCTGCGCACCAACGCACCGTTCCTGTCGCTGTTTTCCTCGGTCGTCGACCGGGATGCCGTGGATCGCCGCGTGCGGCTCGACACGGTGATCCATGACCGCGACCGGCCGGCCTTTGCCGCGGCTTTCGAGAAAGCCCGGCAGCGGCAGGCCGACATTGATCCGATTGAGACCGTACTGCCCGGCAATGATGAGCGGCATATCCGTTTCTACGTCAACGCCGTGGCCGATGGCACCGGCGGCGAAGGAGCCGAGGAAGCGGCCATCGTCTACGCCGTCGAGACGACCGAGCAGAAGGCGCTCGAAGGGCAGATGGCGCAAAGCCAGAAGATGCAGGCCGTCGGCCAGCTCGCCGGTGGCATCGCGCACGACTTCAACAATGTGCTGACCGCCATCATCATGGCGTCCGACCTGCTTTTGAC is a window from the Mesorhizobium australicum WSM2073 genome containing:
- the cckA gene encoding cell cycle histidine kinase CckA; protein product: MAKEARGDFYPAPIVDQNTRPGAVTRLIIFIVVLTGAAIVFGLFRERLGDPFLLGMLGVLAMIGVGFLFATAIGFVQITPRSTGDELSKAFVDSMSQGLLVTDTKGRVVYANRAYADMTGASSAADLKTVEGLLSDVPEASVTIYRLASGLRDGQPGDGEFRLAQSIRPGAEPGARWYRARARAFSVPGQRLPMLAWQLADISQERAEQERFFLDLQKAIDHLDHAPAGFFSADQDGRVTYINATLAGWLGIDLASFTPGAVALPDIVAGDGMALVRSVKADPGTTRNAVIDLDLTTMTGEALPVRFMHRVSASREGVGGPTRTIVLNRTQGEDASADLRASEVRFTRFFNSTPMAIAGVDASGRILRTNAPFLSLFSSVVDRDAVDRRVRLDTVIHDRDRPAFAAAFEKARQRQADIDPIETVLPGNDERHIRFYVNAVADGTGGEGAEEAAIVYAVETTEQKALEGQMAQSQKMQAVGQLAGGIAHDFNNVLTAIIMASDLLLTNHRPSDPSFPDIMNIKQNANRAASLVRQLLAFSRKQTLRPEVLNLTDVLADLRMLLARLVGNDIKLKVDHGRDLWPVKVDIGQFEQVVVNLAVNARDAMPAGGDLTVRTRNVTAEECKTFPYRELAAADYVVVEVEDTGSGIAPDVLKKIFEPFFTTKEVGKGTGLGLSMVYGIIKQTGGFIFCDSEVGKGSTFRIFLPRHIVEAKTAAEAGEAPAAAAVKPADSTKDLSGSATVLLVEDEDAVRMGGMRALTSRGYTVHEASSGVEALEVFEALGGKVDIVVSDVVMPEMDGPTLLGELRKRQPDIKFVFVSGYAEDAFARNLPAEAHFGFLPKPFSLKQLATIVKDVLES